The following coding sequences are from one Niveibacterium umoris window:
- a CDS encoding prolyl oligopeptidase family serine peptidase, producing the protein MRLRVLRSASLLALLLLAACGGGGDGAGTVTPPIAGDTITVTQEKLATPVDGASNYLLYLPKGYGDDAPAKWPLIIYLHGSQPFSGLVLSSLSQQGIMGYMKDNHKGLPAIVVQPQQDVNTHGHKVDWHDPAFIDRVIRDVEQRFAVDKTRVSITGGSLGGFGSWSMVLAYPKRFAAVMPVVGGLSNDTDSYDRHLPITTEADWGGSFARIVATPMRVYAGVPDANVPIAWARNPVAILRAAGGTPDYHETNKGHGDTQVEALQAEPIGWMIAQSRPDASEETTPINAADYVGTYRAANNLTVTMSMAGDRLMLGFSDGRLPMSFLPIGDDRFMAEWMMRAKRDSAGTVKCFVTPMLMLADLVRDGATESCN; encoded by the coding sequence ATGCGTTTGAGAGTGTTGCGTTCGGCCAGCCTGCTGGCGCTGTTGTTGCTCGCTGCATGTGGTGGCGGCGGAGATGGCGCCGGTACCGTTACCCCGCCGATTGCGGGCGATACGATCACCGTGACGCAGGAGAAGCTGGCCACCCCGGTCGACGGCGCATCGAACTACCTGCTCTATCTGCCCAAAGGCTATGGCGATGACGCCCCGGCGAAATGGCCGCTGATCATCTATCTGCACGGCTCGCAGCCGTTTTCTGGCCTCGTGCTCAGCAGCCTGAGTCAGCAGGGCATCATGGGTTACATGAAGGACAACCACAAAGGTTTGCCCGCGATCGTCGTGCAACCCCAGCAGGATGTGAACACCCACGGGCACAAGGTGGATTGGCACGATCCGGCTTTCATCGACAGGGTGATCCGCGACGTGGAGCAGCGCTTCGCGGTGGACAAGACCCGCGTCAGTATCACCGGCGGCAGTCTGGGCGGTTTCGGTTCATGGAGCATGGTGCTCGCTTACCCCAAGCGCTTTGCGGCAGTGATGCCCGTGGTGGGGGGGCTGTCGAACGATACGGACTCCTACGATCGTCACTTGCCGATCACGACCGAAGCGGACTGGGGCGGTAGCTTTGCACGCATCGTTGCAACGCCAATGCGCGTGTATGCAGGCGTTCCTGACGCGAACGTGCCGATCGCCTGGGCGCGCAATCCGGTCGCGATCCTGCGCGCAGCGGGCGGCACGCCCGACTATCACGAGACCAACAAGGGGCACGGCGATACGCAAGTGGAAGCGCTGCAAGCGGAGCCGATTGGCTGGATGATCGCGCAATCGCGCCCGGACGCCAGCGAGGAGACGACGCCGATCAATGCGGCGGACTACGTCGGCACCTATCGTGCTGCGAACAACCTGACGGTGACGATGAGCATGGCCGGTGACCGACTGATGCTTGGGTTCTCCGACGGCCGTCTGCCAATGAGCTTTCTGCCGATTGGCGACGACCGCTTCATGGCGGAGTGGATGATGCGCGCGAAGCGGGACAGCGCCGGCACGGTGAAGTGTTTTGTCACGCCGATGCTGATGTTGGCGGATCTGGTGCGCGACGGCGCGACCGAAAGCTGTAACTGA
- a CDS encoding metallophosphoesterase family protein produces the protein MRIAFVSDIHGNLPALEAVVADIHRRGADMIVNLGDSLSGPLLPRETAHYLIAAGWPTLAGNHERQLLTEAPAHQGASDAHAYARLGEAEFAWMRSQPGSLQLQPEVFVCHGTPASDLEYFFETLTPAGARIATAEEIHARLGAQRSPLVACGHSHMPRILRIGRQWLLNPGSVGLQAFRGEYPHPHKIETGSPDARYAIAALRDGAWHLSLHAVPYDFEPMARLAEANGRPEWAYALRTGYVS, from the coding sequence ATGCGTATCGCGTTTGTGTCAGACATCCACGGCAACCTGCCCGCACTGGAGGCGGTCGTCGCCGACATCCATCGGCGCGGCGCAGACATGATCGTGAATCTTGGGGACAGCCTGTCCGGCCCCTTGCTGCCGCGCGAAACCGCGCACTATCTGATCGCCGCCGGCTGGCCCACGCTCGCCGGCAACCACGAGCGCCAATTGCTGACCGAGGCGCCGGCGCACCAAGGCGCGTCCGACGCCCACGCATACGCCCGACTCGGCGAAGCCGAGTTCGCGTGGATGCGCAGCCAGCCCGGCAGCCTGCAACTGCAGCCAGAGGTGTTCGTCTGCCACGGCACACCAGCGAGCGACCTGGAATACTTCTTCGAGACGCTCACGCCCGCTGGCGCGCGCATCGCCACCGCCGAAGAGATCCACGCACGACTTGGCGCGCAGCGCTCACCCCTGGTCGCCTGCGGGCATTCGCACATGCCGCGCATTCTCCGGATCGGCCGGCAGTGGCTGCTCAACCCCGGCAGCGTCGGGTTGCAGGCGTTTCGCGGCGAATACCCACACCCGCACAAGATCGAGACCGGCTCGCCCGATGCCCGCTATGCCATTGCCGCACTAAGGGACGGCGCATGGCATCTGTCGCTGCACGCCGTGCCCTACGACTTTGAACCGATGGCGCGGCTCGCCGAAGCCAATGGCCGGCCCGAATGGGCATACGCGCTACGCACCGGCTACGTCAGCTGA